A single genomic interval of Gemmatimonadales bacterium harbors:
- the hisS gene encoding histidine--tRNA ligase, whose product MSHQSLPGFREFFPDELAARTHLFEAWRRVAVRYGFEEYDGPPLEPQELYTEKSGPEIVGQLYNFVDKGDREVALRPEMTPTLARMVASRANGLRKPIRWFSIAQMFRYERQQRGRLREHYQLNCDLIGEAGPLGDAEVIALLIDVGRELGLDAKAVRVRLSDRRVLSALLRSAGVTEAQLPLAYAAIDKRERMAEAALLALLQGAGTGGLSPAVAGRVLELSALRDLEAVAAVLAKVPGGAAALEPLRRTLGALDAMGLGEYVDVDLTIVRGLAYYTGTVFELFDAGRTLRAIAGGGRYDELLGRLGGVDLPAVGFAMGDVVIGELLREHGLQPGSTPSIEVFIAGVTEEDLPHVLALAHDCRDAGLRTEYALTAQAVGKQLKLADARKARIAVLIGPDDRARNEVQLKDLIAKEQRSVSRTEAVAALLAARS is encoded by the coding sequence ATGTCGCACCAATCCCTGCCTGGCTTCCGCGAGTTCTTTCCAGACGAGCTGGCTGCGCGCACACACCTCTTCGAGGCGTGGCGCCGGGTAGCCGTGCGGTACGGTTTCGAGGAGTACGACGGCCCGCCACTCGAGCCGCAGGAGTTGTACACCGAGAAGAGCGGCCCGGAGATTGTCGGCCAGCTCTACAACTTCGTGGACAAGGGTGACCGCGAGGTGGCGCTTCGCCCCGAGATGACCCCGACCCTTGCCCGGATGGTCGCCTCGCGCGCCAACGGACTCCGCAAGCCAATCCGCTGGTTTTCCATAGCCCAGATGTTCCGCTATGAGCGCCAGCAGCGCGGGCGCCTGCGCGAGCATTATCAGCTCAACTGCGATCTGATCGGTGAGGCCGGACCGCTCGGTGATGCCGAGGTGATCGCCCTGCTCATCGATGTCGGTCGCGAGCTCGGGCTCGATGCGAAGGCGGTTCGCGTTCGACTCTCCGACCGGCGGGTGCTCTCAGCGCTCCTGCGGAGTGCCGGCGTGACGGAGGCGCAACTGCCGCTGGCTTACGCGGCCATCGACAAGCGGGAGCGGATGGCAGAGGCCGCGCTGCTGGCCTTGCTGCAGGGCGCCGGCACGGGGGGATTGTCCCCGGCGGTGGCGGGGCGCGTCCTCGAACTCTCGGCCTTGCGGGACCTGGAAGCAGTGGCGGCTGTCCTGGCCAAGGTGCCGGGAGGGGCCGCGGCGCTCGAGCCCCTCAGGCGCACCCTGGGCGCGCTCGACGCGATGGGACTTGGGGAGTACGTGGACGTCGATCTTACCATCGTGCGCGGCCTGGCCTACTACACCGGCACCGTGTTCGAACTCTTCGACGCCGGCCGCACGCTGCGCGCCATCGCGGGAGGCGGCCGCTACGACGAGTTGCTCGGGCGGCTCGGTGGCGTCGACCTGCCGGCGGTCGGATTCGCGATGGGCGACGTCGTGATCGGTGAGTTGCTCCGGGAGCACGGCCTGCAGCCTGGATCCACCCCGTCCATCGAGGTGTTCATCGCCGGGGTGACCGAGGAGGACCTGCCGCACGTGCTGGCGCTGGCGCACGACTGTCGCGACGCGGGGCTCCGCACGGAATACGCCCTCACGGCGCAGGCGGTGGGGAAGCAGCTCAAGCTTGCGGACGCCCGGAAGGCGCGGATCGCCGTGCTGATCGGTCCGGACGACCGGGCCCGCAACGAAGTCCAGTTGAAGGACCTGATCGCGAAGGAGCAGCGTTCAGTTTCCAGAACCGAAGCGGTGGCCGCACTCCTGGCGGCACGCTCCTGA
- the proS gene encoding proline--tRNA ligase → MADDKALTTRAADFSAWYNEVIARAQLADYSPVRGCMVIRPNGYAIWEQMQQALDRMFKETGHQNAYFPLFIPQSFLAREAEHVEGFAPELAVVTHAGGKELEEPLVIRPTSETIIYSMYAKWIQSWRDLPLLINQWANVVRWELRTRLFLRTTEFLWQEGHTAHATEEEAEAETLLILGIYRRFAEEWMAMPVLTGRKSDGEKFAGALRTYAIEALMQDNRALQAGTSHNLGQNFAKAFDVTFQTADGGLGHVWNTSWGVSTRLVGGLIMTHSDDVGLVCPPRLAQYQVVIVPIYRKDEERVAVIEAAERLQQSLRAAGIRVHLDARDGMKPGAKYYEWESRGVPFRLELGPRDLAAEQVMLARRTGGKEPVPMAGLGDRIHVEIDAMQQALLGAAVARREAATIRNATREQLVAAMNGPGGFVYGGWCGDATCEADIKEQTKATIRVLPDEEFRSDPAPTRCTWCNRDAVTEAVWAKAY, encoded by the coding sequence ATGGCAGACGACAAGGCGCTTACGACCCGCGCGGCGGACTTCTCCGCCTGGTACAACGAAGTCATCGCCCGGGCGCAGCTGGCGGATTACAGTCCGGTGCGCGGGTGCATGGTCATTCGCCCGAACGGCTACGCCATCTGGGAGCAGATGCAGCAGGCGCTCGACCGGATGTTCAAGGAGACCGGGCACCAGAACGCCTATTTCCCCCTGTTCATTCCGCAGAGCTTCCTGGCCCGCGAGGCCGAGCACGTCGAAGGGTTCGCTCCCGAACTGGCCGTCGTGACTCACGCCGGCGGCAAGGAACTCGAGGAGCCGCTCGTCATCCGGCCGACCTCCGAGACGATCATCTACTCGATGTACGCCAAGTGGATCCAGAGCTGGCGTGACCTGCCCCTGCTCATCAATCAGTGGGCCAACGTCGTGCGGTGGGAGTTGCGCACCCGGCTCTTCCTCCGCACCACCGAGTTCCTCTGGCAGGAGGGGCACACCGCCCACGCCACGGAGGAGGAGGCGGAGGCGGAGACGCTGCTGATCCTCGGCATCTACCGCCGGTTCGCCGAGGAATGGATGGCGATGCCGGTGCTCACCGGGCGGAAGAGCGACGGCGAAAAGTTCGCGGGCGCCCTCCGCACCTATGCGATCGAAGCGCTGATGCAGGACAACCGCGCGCTGCAGGCGGGAACCAGCCACAACCTGGGCCAGAACTTCGCCAAGGCATTCGACGTCACCTTCCAGACCGCCGACGGCGGGCTCGGGCATGTCTGGAACACGTCATGGGGCGTCTCCACCCGCCTGGTCGGCGGCTTGATCATGACGCACAGCGACGACGTGGGCCTGGTGTGCCCGCCGCGCCTCGCGCAGTACCAGGTGGTGATCGTCCCGATCTATCGCAAGGACGAGGAACGGGTGGCCGTCATCGAGGCGGCGGAACGCCTGCAGCAGTCGCTGCGCGCGGCGGGCATCCGGGTGCACCTCGATGCACGCGACGGAATGAAGCCCGGCGCCAAGTACTATGAGTGGGAGTCGCGGGGCGTCCCGTTCCGTCTCGAACTCGGCCCGCGTGATCTCGCGGCCGAGCAGGTGATGCTCGCACGGCGCACCGGCGGCAAGGAACCGGTGCCGATGGCCGGCCTCGGCGACCGCATCCACGTCGAGATCGACGCGATGCAGCAGGCGCTGCTCGGCGCGGCGGTCGCGCGGCGCGAGGCGGCAACGATCCGGAACGCGACCCGGGAGCAGCTGGTGGCGGCGATGAACGGCCCGGGCGGGTTCGTCTACGGCGGCTGGTGCGGTGACGCCACCTGCGAGGCGGACATCAAGGAGCAGACCAAGGCGACCATCCGGGTCCTTCCCGATGAAGAGTTCCGGTCCGATCCCGCCCCGACCCGATGCACCTGGTGCAACCGCGACGCCGTGACGGAGGCGGTGTGGGCGAAGGCGTACTGA